The Lycium barbarum isolate Lr01 chromosome 4, ASM1917538v2, whole genome shotgun sequence nucleotide sequence gtgtgtttttccctcttgttctgtttttttttttttttttttggacgggGGTAGGGGGGCGGGGGGGGTGGGGGTTTGCATGTGTATTTTTGTGTTCCACCCAGTATTTGGGACTCGTATTGGGGCCGATTAGATCCAGATTTGCATTGGGAAATCTCACATTGGTGTAAAGTTCTGCCTAACAAAAGCGATTTCATAGCAAGGACTCGAACACGAAAACTCTGGTTAAGAATAGACTACTTACCATTCTATCGCAACCTTGTTGGTTATGCATGTTTGTCACATCATTGTGGGTGGCTCTAGTTTAGACTTTTAAACCATTTGCTGCAGTTAAACAAAGATTTAACAGGTGATGTGGGTTTAAAGGGTTTGTTTATATTGCTTTCACGGGGATTTAAGAACAAAATAACTTTGTGATTTAGTCCTGAGCCTTAGATTCTGTACTAACAGATAAGACTTATATGCTAAATCAGTTAAAAAGTAATGTGAAAATTAATTTATTCTTCCTGTTCATAAGATGAAAAAGAGCAACAAACAAGAAGACTTTTCATTACTGTATTTCTGCTAACTTCATGCAAATATTATCTTGAAACTTTTCATCGTACCAGCTGAAATGTATGATGCATATAGCAAGTATAAAACTTAAGGCAACTTGCAAATTTATTATGCTACTACTACCAAGCTAATAGTGATTGTGATCTGTGGGACAGAAAGAAAGAGAACATACGAAAGAAGCTAAAAGGAAAGCGGAGGAAATGAAATCCAAGATGCAGTGGCTTCGTACTCAGAAAAGAGATCTAGAGAGTAGGGTCATGGAAATGAAATCGACAATCTCTTCCCTTAAAGATGAACAAAGAATAATCGAAGTGGCTCTTGAGGAAAAACAGGATGAAATCAAGATGCTCAGAGAAAAACTAACAGAAACAAACCGAGAGGATTCCCAGGTTAAGCTTCTTTCTGAATCATTGCCACGGAAGGAAACCGAAAATGACTTGCCTGTAAAGGTCTGGTCAGTGAGTGCAGACGATCCGTCAAATCCACATATAAACTTCACCACCAAGGCTGCTGGAAGGAAAGAAGCAACTGGAGAAGAAACCGAAGAATTGCATGAATCCATCAAAAGAGATGACCAGAAGAATTCAACAGAAAACACACACAGAAGTGCCGATGAATCTGCCCCCAAGCGAGATGAAGGCACGAGGCAAGGTGAAGACAGCAACACTGGAGAACAGGAGTCTCAAGAGTTGAGAACTGTTGAAGAAGAAGTTCCAGGCAACGGAAGCACCATTTTACAGACTTTGGATGGCAAAAGAGAGACCGCTGACAATTCTAACGCCGGCGAAAATTTCCTAGAAGAGAAAAGGTACAATAGTGGGCATGCATCCGCGGAAACTGTCAATCATAGTGGTCAAGTACAAAATCAGAGCAAGGAAGATGGTGTAGTAGATGCCACGGATTGGAAAGAACATGGAACAGAAATTGAAGGTGATCAAGGAAATTTTGCCAATTCTCAAGGTAATAGCCAGGAGTTTGGACGGCGTTATAAAAGTTGGGTGAAGTTAGAAATGAAGGATGATCACAAGAGTACAGATGCATCAAGAGTGAAACCAGAGCACATAAGAAAGACAAAAGGGAAGAGTCGGAGAATAATTGCAGAGAGCAAGGTCACTGAAAGTGATGGGAATACTGAAAAAAGAAGCATCCTGAGCATGAGAAACAGAAAGTTCTTTAAAGAAATACAGGAAAGTGAAACAAATGAGAGACTTGGAGGCAGTAAACTGGAGAAACAGGAACATAAGCAAGAGAAGAGTGTGGACCCGGACAGCATGAATGAATCAGGTTCACAAGATCACAGGATTGACAGTTCACAAGATCACAGGATTGACAGGACCTATAAAACCCAACAATTTAAAGATCTGGAAGAAAAATTTGGACACCAAATCAGGTTTCAACCAGAACAGAAACCAGATATGAGGAGACAGAGAATGCAAGATGATAGCTCAAACCTCGATGATGCTCCACCACGTAAGACATTACCTAACCCTAAGAAATCTGCAGGAACTGAAAAAGGTATCCGAGAAGGAAGGAAATCTGACACAAATGAGATGAATGGGAAAGGGCAAGAAAGAGAAGCCAACAACACGGAATCTGAGATGGCGCACAGTTCTCAGGAATTGCCTACAAAGACAGCTGCTTCTATGATCAATCGAGTTTCAAAAGAGACCAGAAACAAAATATCGGATGAAACTACACAATCACAAGAAGTAACAGGCATCAGTAGAGAACATCAAGAACAAAAACAGGCTGACAATCTTCACAATTCTTCGGAGCATGAAATTATTGCTGAACGGGATGTAAAAGCAGATGATCTTCAGGTTGAGAATCATCAAGAAACAGAAGGAGAGGTAGACCAGTCAAGCAGAATTTCACAAGAGGCCAGATATCAAGAACTCAATAGCACTGCACGCGCAGAAAAGGAAAACAACACCATTTTTACAGATACAGAACAAAGGCTGGATGGCAATCTTCACAGTTCTTCCACACATGTGAAAAATGCTGAAATGACTTTAGAAGATAACAACCTTGCCGCTGAGAATAATAAGGAGACAGAAGACGAAGACCATTCTAAAAGCTCTGCTGCCAACTTGGAAGAGGAGGGAGAAGACATGGACTGAAACAGATGTGTCTGAATGGTAGTATATACAGTTACCTGGCAGCATGCTTAATGTTTGCTTCATTTCGAT carries:
- the LOC132636609 gene encoding uncharacterized protein LOC132636609 — its product is MAKGGSMKGHMQSHNNGSKGRTYAVLVLLAFGIAIFGVLILHKLRERRIFNLLVKDRETELIDLKLLLQKEREHTKEAKRKAEEMKSKMQWLRTQKRDLESRVMEMKSTISSLKDEQRIIEVALEEKQDEIKMLREKLTETNREDSQVKLLSESLPRKETENDLPVKVWSVSADDPSNPHINFTTKAAGRKEATGEETEELHESIKRDDQKNSTENTHRSADESAPKRDEGTRQGEDSNTGEQESQELRTVEEEVPGNGSTILQTLDGKRETADNSNAGENFLEEKRYNSGHASAETVNHSGQVQNQSKEDGVVDATDWKEHGTEIEGDQGNFANSQGNSQEFGRRYKSWVKLEMKDDHKSTDASRVKPEHIRKTKGKSRRIIAESKVTESDGNTEKRSILSMRNRKFFKEIQESETNERLGGSKLEKQEHKQEKSVDPDSMNESGSQDHRIDSSQDHRIDRTYKTQQFKDLEEKFGHQIRFQPEQKPDMRRQRMQDDSSNLDDAPPRKTLPNPKKSAGTEKGIREGRKSDTNEMNGKGQEREANNTESEMAHSSQELPTKTAASMINRVSKETRNKISDETTQSQEVTGISREHQEQKQADNLHNSSEHEIIAERDVKADDLQVENHQETEGEVDQSSRISQEARYQELNSTARAEKENNTIFTDTEQRLDGNLHSSSTHVKNAEMTLEDNNLAAENNKETEDEDHSKSSAANLEEEGEDMD